One region of Elusimicrobiota bacterium genomic DNA includes:
- a CDS encoding prepilin-type N-terminal cleavage/methylation domain-containing protein has product MKLLNNKAFTIVELMVVIVIIGILAGGVLTLNYLRSRQIAAEKACFYTLRLIERTEQRYVYEKERHSNSMQELVDGNFLTARPKCPSGGVYAWVSEPQNSEAYQTQMVCSIHGPEAEEVVQEEIVKEKIVKEKKFKEKI; this is encoded by the coding sequence ATGAAACTGCTTAATAACAAAGCGTTTACCATAGTTGAACTGATGGTAGTGATAGTAATAATCGGTATTTTAGCCGGCGGTGTTCTGACGCTGAATTATTTGCGGAGCCGTCAGATAGCAGCGGAAAAAGCATGCTTTTACACCTTGCGGCTTATTGAGCGCACCGAGCAGCGGTATGTATATGAAAAGGAGCGGCACTCAAATTCAATGCAGGAGCTTGTTGATGGCAATTTTCTTACAGCCAGGCCGAAGTGCCCGTCCGGCGGGGTTTATGCGTGGGTCTCCGAACCCCAGAACAGCGAAGCATATCAGACGCAGATGGTGTGTTCTATACATGGGCCCGAGGCAGAAGAGGTAGTCCAGGAAGAGATAGTCAAGGAAAAGATTGTCAAGGAAAAGAAATTCAAGGAAAAGATATAA